In Reichenbachiella agarivorans, one genomic interval encodes:
- a CDS encoding glycoside hydrolase family 15 protein: protein MTRHTYDFGVIGNCAFSAHIKTDTNISWMCWPRFDSSFIFGKLIDDEKGGEFSVLPVDGTFDSKQYYIENTNVLCTEIECATGKYKVTDYAPRFEQYERHYKPLMLIRKIEPISGHPKIKVNCDPVGNYGETIPERTIGSNHIRYNGLGSQVRLTTNISMNYIIKDQEFVLNETKYCVLTYGQPMEAELKETCENFLDRTIRYWRRWVKTASINQFQQKAAIRSALILKIHQYEDTGAIVAALTTSLPEAPKSTRNWDYRFCWMRDTYYTLNAFNNIGHFEELEKYFHYIMNITSSETERYQPLVGIGGEKKLIEIETSLKGYMGENQPVRVGNQAYEHIQNDVYGQVLVSLLPLYYDQRIIFTETFDSGDLIFKTLSLIEKTMEQSDAGLWEFRNLKQYHCYTYLFHWAGCLAAKKIAAVIKDEKMDKLATKLGAIAQAKIEECYSPIKKGYSQAIGTDRMDASCLQLINMGYLDNNSERAKQHLIAMEKDLHAGGGLFYRYKHQDDFGEPETTFLICAFWYVEALACVGRLDEAIEHFNTLVGYSNHVGLLSEDVTEKDGSMWGNFPQAYSHVGLLNAADRIAKKLDIPDFNS from the coding sequence ATGACTAGGCACACCTATGATTTCGGAGTAATTGGCAATTGCGCATTTAGCGCCCACATCAAAACTGACACCAACATCTCTTGGATGTGTTGGCCTAGATTTGACAGTTCCTTTATTTTTGGCAAACTGATAGATGATGAAAAGGGGGGGGAATTTTCTGTACTTCCTGTAGATGGTACATTTGACTCCAAACAATACTACATCGAAAACACCAATGTGCTATGCACCGAAATAGAATGCGCCACTGGCAAATACAAGGTGACTGATTATGCACCTAGATTTGAACAATACGAACGCCATTACAAACCTCTGATGCTCATCAGAAAAATTGAGCCTATCTCTGGACACCCTAAAATCAAAGTCAACTGTGATCCAGTGGGCAATTATGGAGAAACCATCCCTGAACGTACCATCGGTAGCAACCACATCCGTTACAATGGTCTGGGTTCTCAGGTTCGGTTGACCACTAACATCTCGATGAACTACATCATCAAGGATCAGGAGTTTGTCCTCAACGAAACCAAATATTGTGTACTCACATATGGCCAACCCATGGAGGCCGAACTCAAAGAAACGTGTGAAAATTTCCTCGATAGAACTATCCGGTACTGGAGACGATGGGTCAAAACAGCTAGCATCAACCAGTTTCAGCAGAAAGCAGCCATTCGCTCTGCTTTGATTCTCAAAATCCACCAATACGAAGACACTGGCGCTATCGTCGCTGCATTGACGACCAGTTTGCCCGAGGCTCCAAAATCCACCAGAAACTGGGATTACAGGTTTTGCTGGATGAGAGACACCTACTACACACTCAATGCCTTCAACAACATTGGTCACTTTGAAGAACTCGAGAAGTACTTTCATTATATCATGAATATCACCAGCTCCGAAACAGAGCGCTATCAGCCGCTCGTAGGTATCGGAGGTGAAAAGAAACTGATCGAGATAGAAACCAGCCTCAAAGGTTATATGGGCGAAAACCAACCTGTTCGTGTAGGCAACCAGGCCTATGAGCACATTCAAAATGATGTGTACGGTCAGGTATTGGTCTCATTGCTACCTCTCTACTATGATCAAAGAATCATATTTACGGAGACTTTTGACAGTGGAGATCTCATCTTCAAAACACTCAGCTTGATCGAAAAGACCATGGAACAGTCTGATGCTGGACTGTGGGAATTCCGAAACCTGAAACAGTACCACTGTTATACCTACCTATTTCACTGGGCAGGTTGCCTAGCAGCCAAAAAAATAGCTGCAGTGATAAAAGATGAAAAAATGGACAAACTAGCAACCAAGCTAGGAGCCATAGCACAAGCCAAAATTGAGGAATGCTACAGCCCAATCAAAAAAGGCTACAGCCAAGCCATCGGCACAGACAGAATGGACGCCAGCTGTCTACAACTCATCAACATGGGCTACCTCGACAACAACAGCGAAAGAGCCAAGCAGCATTTGATTGCCATGGAAAAAGATCTCCATGCAGGTGGTGGATTGTTTTACAGATACAAGCATCAAGATGACTTTGGCGAGCCAGAGACAACTTTCTTGATTTGTGCATTCTGGTATGTAGAGGCATTGGCCTGTGTGGGCAGGCTAGATGAAGCCATCGAGCATTTCAATACATTGGTTGGATACAGCAACCATGTCGGACTGCTCAGCGAGGATGTCACTGAAAAGGATGGTAGCATGTGGGGTAATTTCCCCCAAGCATATAGCCACGTGGGACTACTCAATGCTGCAGATAGAATCGCCAAAAAATTGGATATTCCAGATTTCAACAGCTAA
- the prmA gene encoding 50S ribosomal protein L11 methyltransferase — MTFIKLSISCAADFHEIFIAELAEIGFDTFEESEDQLDAYMASNLFQELAVREVIQRYKDLTQAKYSYTEVQKENWNEEWEKNYHPIEVEGKCRVRAVFHDPNPDFEYEIVIFPKMSFGTGHHATTYNMLSLEMQSDFTGKSVIDIGTGTGVLAIMAQKLGATYIEATDIDDWCIENSTENFGLNDMHDVPVHQGVIDELKLTRDKYDVVLANINKNVLLVEMPTYSSLLDTGGVLFLSGFYEADIEDIKNMAAAYNLSLVQTVIKDNWAALKLTKS; from the coding sequence ATGACATTTATAAAACTTTCTATTTCTTGTGCTGCTGATTTTCACGAAATATTCATCGCCGAATTAGCTGAAATTGGTTTTGATACTTTCGAAGAAAGTGAGGATCAGTTGGATGCCTACATGGCTAGCAATCTCTTTCAGGAGTTGGCAGTACGTGAGGTAATACAGCGATACAAAGATTTGACTCAGGCCAAGTACTCCTATACCGAAGTACAAAAGGAAAATTGGAATGAAGAATGGGAGAAAAATTATCACCCCATCGAAGTAGAAGGGAAATGTCGGGTCAGAGCGGTTTTTCATGATCCCAATCCTGATTTCGAATATGAAATCGTCATTTTTCCTAAAATGTCATTTGGTACAGGACATCATGCGACGACTTACAACATGCTCTCATTAGAGATGCAAAGCGACTTTACAGGCAAATCCGTGATAGACATTGGTACGGGGACTGGAGTATTGGCAATCATGGCACAAAAACTAGGAGCTACTTACATAGAAGCGACTGACATTGACGACTGGTGTATCGAAAACAGCACTGAGAACTTTGGACTCAACGACATGCATGATGTGCCAGTCCATCAAGGAGTGATCGACGAGTTGAAGTTGACCAGAGACAAGTATGATGTAGTTTTGGCTAATATCAATAAAAATGTCCTCTTGGTCGAGATGCCGACTTATTCTTCACTGCTGGATACTGGTGGGGTATTATTTTTGAGTGGATTCTATGAAGCGGACATCGAAGACATCAAAAATATGGCAGCAGCATATAATCTTTCCTTGGTTCAAACAGTTATTAAGGACAATTGGGCTGCATTAAAGTTGACCAAATCCTGA
- a CDS encoding peroxiredoxin-like family protein, giving the protein MNKLLKIISVCCLIIACSTALSYGQSANSKYKVGDTAPNFSGTDQFGQSFDLSTQLKEGPVVLMFYRGYWCPYCNKQLSQMQDSLQFITAKGGSVIAVTPEQPEYIEKTLDKTKASFKVVHDADLSIMTSYGVAFEMEEQLVTKYKKNGLDLDAINGDNGSNLPVPATYIINTDGKILYVFYDPDYSKRATVKKILQNL; this is encoded by the coding sequence ATGAATAAATTACTGAAAATTATTTCCGTATGTTGTCTTATAATTGCCTGTAGTACAGCATTATCCTATGGACAAAGTGCCAACTCAAAGTATAAAGTAGGTGACACTGCTCCCAATTTTTCTGGAACAGATCAGTTTGGTCAATCTTTTGATCTATCTACACAACTCAAAGAAGGGCCGGTTGTCTTGATGTTTTACAGAGGCTATTGGTGTCCCTATTGCAACAAGCAATTGTCTCAGATGCAAGACTCGTTGCAATTCATCACAGCAAAAGGAGGAAGCGTCATAGCCGTGACCCCAGAGCAACCCGAATATATAGAAAAGACTTTAGACAAGACCAAAGCTTCTTTCAAAGTAGTGCATGATGCAGATTTGAGTATCATGACCTCTTATGGAGTTGCCTTTGAAATGGAAGAGCAATTGGTCACTAAATACAAAAAAAATGGTCTTGATCTCGATGCGATCAACGGAGACAATGGATCCAATCTACCTGTGCCTGCCACCTATATCATCAACACTGATGGCAAAATTCTGTACGTCTTTTATGACCCAGATTACTCTAAAAGAGCCACGGTCAAAAAGATTCTTCAAAATCTATAA
- the tpiA gene encoding triose-phosphate isomerase, with product MRQKIVAGNWKMNNDLEAGKKLALEVLEKATGEEKAQIVLGTPYIHLTTVATSVAGKKGIQIAAQNCSDKASGAYTGEISASMIKSTGANYVILGHSERREYFYESAALLASKVDIALSNDLIPIFCCGEPLEIREAGTMYDYVKQQLTESLFHLSADDFAKITIAYEPIWAIGTGKTASSEQAQEMHAELRAHLASKFGKAAAEACPILYGGSCKPDNAQELFSQPDVDGGLIGGASLKADDFLAIVNAF from the coding sequence ATGAGACAAAAAATCGTAGCAGGCAACTGGAAAATGAATAATGATCTGGAAGCTGGAAAAAAATTGGCTTTAGAAGTATTGGAAAAGGCGACTGGAGAAGAAAAGGCACAGATCGTTTTGGGTACTCCTTACATTCACTTGACAACTGTAGCGACGAGTGTAGCTGGTAAAAAAGGAATCCAAATTGCTGCTCAAAACTGTAGTGACAAAGCTTCTGGCGCCTATACAGGTGAGATTTCTGCATCTATGATCAAGTCAACAGGTGCTAACTATGTAATCTTGGGTCACAGCGAAAGAAGAGAGTACTTCTACGAGTCGGCTGCTCTCCTTGCTAGCAAAGTAGATATCGCATTGTCTAATGATTTGATTCCAATTTTCTGCTGTGGTGAGCCACTGGAGATCAGAGAAGCAGGTACGATGTACGATTATGTGAAGCAACAATTGACAGAGAGTCTGTTCCATTTGTCAGCTGATGACTTTGCTAAAATCACCATTGCCTACGAGCCCATCTGGGCGATCGGCACGGGTAAAACGGCCAGCTCTGAGCAAGCACAAGAAATGCACGCTGAGTTAAGAGCACACTTGGCTAGCAAATTTGGCAAGGCTGCTGCGGAAGCTTGTCCTATCCTCTATGGCGGTAGCTGCAAACCAGACAATGCTCAGGAGCTTTTCTCTCAGCCAGATGTGGACGGTGGTTTGATCGGTGGTGCATCACTCAAAGCGGATGATTTCCTAGCCATCGTCAACGCATTTTAA
- a CDS encoding EF-hand domain-containing protein, whose amino-acid sequence MLSPLQIKKQTHFYKILDFDRSGTIERDDFEAIGENLCIVRDFDMDTPEYETVMGMTSGIWNKLVPFVEGDQGTLEQWLQFMTVLLDPKNEESYNKYVLNFTSTLFKLFDLNDDGYISQNEYIDLFIGMRIEVRFAPKAFKNLDDNHDGKLSQDEVLYSVNEFMKSSNPSARGNWLFGGWESDED is encoded by the coding sequence ATGTTAAGCCCATTACAAATTAAAAAACAGACCCACTTTTACAAAATCCTTGATTTTGACCGCAGCGGCACAATCGAACGTGACGATTTCGAAGCGATCGGCGAAAATTTATGTATTGTCCGTGACTTTGACATGGACACACCAGAGTACGAAACCGTCATGGGTATGACCAGCGGTATCTGGAATAAGTTAGTTCCTTTTGTAGAAGGAGACCAGGGAACATTGGAGCAGTGGTTGCAGTTCATGACAGTACTATTGGATCCAAAAAACGAGGAGTCCTACAACAAATACGTTCTCAACTTTACATCCACACTGTTCAAGCTCTTTGATCTCAATGATGATGGATACATCTCTCAAAACGAATACATTGATCTATTCATTGGTATGAGAATCGAGGTACGATTTGCACCCAAGGCATTCAAGAACCTAGACGACAATCATGATGGCAAATTGTCTCAAGACGAGGTTCTCTACTCAGTAAATGAATTCATGAAGAGTAGCAATCCTAGCGCAAGAGGCAATTGGCTCTTTGGGGGCTGGGAATCTGATGAAGATTGA
- a CDS encoding RidA family protein — protein MIKKRISSGSTFEKLIGYSRAVVDSHYVHVSGTTGYNYAEMTISDDVVQQARQCLLNISQALTDAGSSMEKIVRVNYILPNRQDFEPCWPVLREFFGDIRPAATMIVAGLADAHMKIEIEVTATL, from the coding sequence ATGATCAAAAAAAGGATATCCAGTGGTTCAACTTTTGAAAAGTTGATCGGGTACTCTCGGGCAGTGGTAGACAGTCACTATGTACATGTGTCTGGTACCACAGGCTATAATTATGCGGAGATGACCATCTCAGATGATGTGGTACAACAGGCCAGACAATGTTTGCTTAACATCTCGCAAGCATTGACAGATGCTGGCAGCAGCATGGAAAAAATAGTTAGGGTCAATTACATCTTGCCCAACAGGCAGGATTTCGAACCTTGTTGGCCAGTACTCCGAGAGTTTTTTGGGGATATTAGGCCAGCAGCAACCATGATCGTGGCAGGTTTGGCAGATGCCCATATGAAAATTGAAATAGAGGTGACAGCCACCTTGTAG
- a CDS encoding DNA-3-methyladenine glycosylase I, with translation MCKNRCQWARDSFEAYQKYHDEEWGVPVHDDKVHFEFLILEGAQAGLSWSTVIKKREGYREAFADFEVEKVAAYDEQKKEELRSFEGIIRNKLKINSAVNNARLFIEVQKEFGSFSQYIWSFVNHEVIVGHWKSMREVPATTKESDALSKDLKKRGFKFVGSTIMYAHMQATGLVNDHTIDCDRYQQLLDSY, from the coding sequence ATGTGCAAAAACAGATGTCAATGGGCGAGAGATAGCTTTGAAGCCTACCAAAAATATCATGACGAAGAGTGGGGCGTACCAGTTCATGACGACAAGGTACATTTCGAATTTTTGATTTTAGAAGGTGCACAAGCGGGCTTGAGTTGGAGTACAGTGATCAAAAAGCGGGAAGGTTACCGAGAGGCATTTGCTGATTTTGAGGTGGAGAAAGTGGCTGCCTATGACGAGCAAAAGAAAGAAGAGCTCCGATCCTTTGAGGGAATCATTCGCAACAAACTGAAGATCAACTCGGCTGTCAACAATGCCCGGCTGTTTATCGAGGTACAAAAGGAGTTTGGAAGCTTTAGCCAGTACATATGGTCATTTGTCAATCATGAGGTAATAGTAGGACACTGGAAGAGCATGAGAGAAGTACCCGCTACCACCAAAGAATCAGATGCACTGAGCAAAGATTTGAAAAAGAGAGGGTTCAAATTCGTAGGCAGTACAATCATGTATGCACACATGCAGGCCACTGGGTTAGTCAATGATCACACGATAGATTGTGATCGATATCAGCAACTTTTGGATTCCTATTGA
- a CDS encoding VOC family protein: MNEKLIYGIQQIGVGVDDAGKGFEWYGTRLGADACIFDDNNEATYMAKYMGGEPRKKRAILAMNLQGGSGYEIWQHTGRTPLKMKEPLDYGDLGINIAKVKSQNIQQSYDRLQSYGVTFLSDIVTAPDGIKCFYIQDPWDNILQIKEYDSWYKAKKHDMGGIFGATLGVSNIDANMKLFAGLLGYDQVIYDKTGTFEDISALSKGTEKFRRVLLTHAKDRKGGFYPLLGDSQIELVQRLDSKPKKLFENRMWGDIGFIHLCFDIKNMKKLVQECADNGFPFQVLSSESFDMGDANGHWGYIEDPDGTLIEFVETHKVPLIKKLNFNINLRNRDPHKPLPNWLIDAMKIKRRKF; this comes from the coding sequence ATGAACGAAAAATTAATATACGGAATCCAACAGATAGGAGTAGGGGTAGATGATGCTGGCAAAGGATTCGAGTGGTACGGGACTCGATTAGGTGCCGATGCCTGTATATTCGATGATAACAATGAAGCTACCTACATGGCCAAATACATGGGAGGGGAGCCAAGAAAGAAAAGAGCAATCCTTGCCATGAATCTTCAGGGAGGCAGTGGATACGAAATCTGGCAGCATACGGGTCGCACACCGCTCAAAATGAAAGAACCCTTGGATTATGGTGATCTTGGCATCAACATCGCCAAAGTGAAATCTCAAAATATCCAACAAAGTTATGATAGGCTACAATCCTACGGTGTGACGTTTCTGTCCGATATAGTGACTGCACCAGACGGTATCAAATGCTTTTATATCCAAGACCCTTGGGACAACATCCTACAGATCAAAGAATATGACTCTTGGTACAAAGCCAAAAAGCACGATATGGGTGGCATATTTGGTGCAACTCTCGGTGTATCTAACATCGACGCTAACATGAAGCTTTTTGCAGGCTTGTTGGGCTATGATCAAGTCATCTATGACAAGACCGGCACTTTTGAAGACATCTCTGCCTTATCCAAGGGCACAGAAAAATTTAGAAGGGTCTTGCTGACTCATGCCAAAGACAGAAAGGGCGGATTCTATCCACTATTAGGAGACAGCCAAATCGAGCTCGTACAACGCCTCGATTCAAAGCCTAAAAAATTGTTTGAAAACCGCATGTGGGGTGATATTGGTTTTATTCATCTCTGTTTTGATATCAAAAACATGAAAAAATTGGTTCAAGAATGTGCCGACAATGGTTTTCCGTTTCAAGTCCTGAGTTCAGAATCATTTGACATGGGAGATGCCAACGGTCATTGGGGCTACATCGAAGACCCAGACGGTACCTTGATCGAGTTCGTAGAAACGCATAAAGTGCCGTTGATCAAAAAGTTGAATTTCAACATCAACCTGAGAAACAGAGATCCACACAAACCCCTGCCGAACTGGCTGATCGATGCGATGAAAATTAAGCGCCGCAAATTTTAG
- a CDS encoding DUF6150 family protein, with protein sequence MVSILLSLILCFSVFNSVDQPNNDPCEIYGKVFYEKDPQRAHFRVYVEDSESFADVIVFKEVNALYADRPGHWATVSNHGLADVYIYIEKNRSLADFSIYYTDIESFAGCNR encoded by the coding sequence ATGGTTTCAATTCTACTGTCTTTGATCTTGTGTTTTTCGGTTTTTAACTCTGTGGATCAACCCAACAACGATCCTTGTGAAATCTATGGCAAGGTCTTTTATGAGAAAGATCCTCAAAGAGCACATTTCAGGGTATATGTGGAGGACTCAGAGTCCTTCGCAGACGTCATAGTATTCAAAGAAGTCAATGCACTCTATGCAGATCGTCCAGGTCACTGGGCAACAGTCAGCAACCACGGCCTGGCTGATGTGTATATTTATATAGAAAAAAATAGATCTTTGGCAGATTTTTCCATTTACTACACCGATATAGAGTCCTTTGCAGGATGTAACAGATGA